A genomic region of Chitinimonas arctica contains the following coding sequences:
- a CDS encoding peptidylprolyl isomerase: MPVRHPRFVLPFAALLSTFTLPAHAADTPAPSAADIVKQSAATDWRPLDPQNTLLMELNGSQVIMELAPRFAPRHAANIRTLTRERYYDGLVVLRVQDNFVTQWGDPSEEEKEKAKLKPLGGADAHLPAEFSVPLAGMPLTRLRDSDGFAAVTGFVDGVPVAADPKLNKAWIPHCYGVVGAARGNEVDSSNGSGLYVIIGQAPRALDLNITVVGRVLKGMEALSGLPRGMGPMGFYEKPEQYVPIRRVRLLADIPAGERPALEVMRTDTPTWAAWVEARRHTSGDWYVHSPEHVDVCNLAVPTRVPTQ, translated from the coding sequence GTGCCTGTTCGTCATCCGCGATTCGTACTGCCCTTTGCCGCCCTGCTGTCCACCTTCACGCTGCCCGCCCATGCGGCCGATACGCCGGCGCCCAGCGCAGCGGATATCGTCAAGCAATCGGCGGCGACCGATTGGCGACCGCTGGACCCGCAAAACACCTTGTTGATGGAGCTGAACGGCAGCCAGGTCATCATGGAGCTGGCGCCGCGCTTCGCACCGCGCCATGCGGCCAATATCCGCACCTTGACGCGCGAGCGCTATTACGATGGCTTGGTGGTACTGCGGGTCCAGGATAACTTCGTGACGCAATGGGGCGATCCATCCGAAGAAGAAAAAGAAAAGGCCAAACTCAAACCCCTGGGCGGTGCCGATGCCCATCTGCCGGCCGAATTTTCGGTGCCCCTTGCCGGCATGCCCTTGACTCGCCTGCGCGATAGCGATGGATTTGCCGCCGTTACCGGCTTTGTCGATGGGGTGCCGGTCGCCGCCGACCCCAAGCTCAACAAGGCGTGGATACCCCATTGCTATGGCGTGGTCGGCGCGGCGCGCGGCAACGAGGTGGACAGCAGCAATGGCAGCGGCCTCTACGTCATCATCGGCCAGGCGCCGCGCGCGCTGGATCTGAATATCACCGTGGTGGGCCGGGTGCTGAAGGGCATGGAAGCGCTGTCCGGCTTGCCGCGCGGCATGGGGCCCATGGGTTTCTACGAGAAGCCGGAACAGTACGTGCCTATCCGCCGCGTCCGCCTGCTGGCCGATATTCCCGCCGGCGAACGGCCCGCGCTGGAAGTGATGCGTACCGATACGCCTACCTGGGCCGCCTGGGTGGAAGCACGCCGGCATACCAGCGGCGACTGGTATGTGCACAGCCCGGAACATGTCGATGTCTGCAACCTTGCGGTGCCGACGCGCGTACCCACGCAGTAA
- a CDS encoding tetratricopeptide repeat-containing diguanylate cyclase has product MPSNRVMPSKPLQRLLLEGSSLLDTQPAGLLALADEVLEISRTTANQPGEIQAYYWRALAMRHLGDCAGAIETLHRAHALAKATRDQECLVLILLGYARISTVTGLYDAGLQFLYRAAGLGESALPPEHPTLLDIQRGYCIIKSQLGHFVAAIQEFKLLAERYMALGLVRDAVYCINNAGNNCSRMLDYQQALDYYAQAEALLRTHGDWPLLLAVLQTNRATPLWALGREPEALLALQEALPVLMAAGHRSSEVDARTKLGKLYIARGDYEAGEPLLLRALELAAESGFTPIRVEIHEALAAYYKAGKDFAAALAHFEAAVALKGEMSSREASERLDRGQTLIQLETALDEVDEERSKRRATEATNDQLRIMADALAEASRSQNRLVENLRREAQSDPLTGLANRRRLDERLFEEHQRASRYVRPLSLLFLDLDHFKHINDGFSHLTGDAVLRTTALVLNEQLRQCDVIGRFGGEEFVIVLPETAMSDALLVAGKLRAMVAAYNWSSIAVDLAVTISIGVTELSPGETVSAWLARTDAALYRAKHAGRDRVEPG; this is encoded by the coding sequence ATGCCGTCAAACCGCGTCATGCCTTCCAAGCCGCTGCAGCGTTTGCTGCTCGAAGGCTCGTCCCTGCTCGATACTCAGCCCGCCGGCTTGCTGGCGCTGGCCGACGAAGTGCTGGAAATCTCGCGCACCACCGCTAACCAGCCCGGTGAAATCCAGGCTTATTACTGGCGGGCGCTGGCCATGCGCCATTTGGGCGATTGCGCCGGTGCAATCGAGACCCTGCACCGGGCCCATGCACTGGCCAAGGCCACGCGCGACCAGGAGTGCCTGGTGCTGATCCTGCTCGGCTATGCCCGGATCTCCACCGTCACCGGCTTGTACGATGCCGGCCTGCAGTTTCTGTACCGGGCCGCCGGGCTGGGGGAGTCGGCGTTGCCGCCCGAGCATCCGACCTTGCTCGACATCCAGCGCGGCTATTGCATCATCAAATCGCAACTGGGCCATTTCGTCGCAGCCATCCAGGAATTCAAGCTGCTGGCCGAGCGCTACATGGCGCTGGGCCTGGTCCGCGACGCCGTCTACTGCATCAACAATGCCGGCAATAACTGTTCGCGCATGTTGGACTATCAACAAGCGCTCGATTACTACGCCCAGGCCGAGGCCTTGTTGCGCACGCATGGCGATTGGCCCTTGTTGCTGGCCGTGCTGCAAACCAACCGCGCCACCCCGCTGTGGGCGCTGGGACGGGAGCCCGAAGCCCTGCTTGCCTTGCAGGAGGCCCTGCCGGTATTGATGGCGGCCGGCCATCGCAGCAGCGAGGTGGATGCCCGCACCAAATTGGGCAAGCTCTATATCGCGCGCGGCGACTACGAAGCCGGCGAGCCCCTGTTGTTGCGGGCGCTGGAGCTGGCGGCCGAAAGCGGTTTCACCCCCATCCGGGTCGAAATCCACGAAGCCTTGGCGGCTTACTACAAGGCGGGCAAGGATTTTGCGGCGGCATTGGCGCATTTCGAGGCCGCGGTTGCGCTCAAGGGCGAGATGTCCAGCCGGGAGGCCAGCGAGCGGCTGGACCGGGGGCAAACGCTGATCCAGCTGGAAACCGCGCTGGACGAAGTCGATGAGGAGCGCAGCAAGCGCCGCGCTACCGAAGCGACCAATGACCAGTTGCGCATCATGGCGGATGCGCTGGCGGAAGCATCCCGTTCACAGAATCGCCTGGTGGAAAATCTCCGCCGCGAAGCGCAAAGCGACCCCCTGACCGGTCTGGCCAACCGGCGCCGCCTGGACGAACGCCTGTTCGAGGAACACCAGCGCGCCAGCCGCTACGTGCGGCCGCTGTCGCTGCTGTTTCTCGACCTGGACCATTTCAAGCATATCAACGACGGTTTTTCCCATCTGACCGGCGACGCGGTATTGCGTACCACCGCCCTGGTGCTGAACGAGCAATTGCGGCAATGCGATGTGATCGGTCGTTTCGGCGGCGAGGAATTCGTGATCGTCCTGCCCGAAACAGCCATGTCGGATGCCTTGCTGGTGGCGGGCAAGCTGCGGGCGATGGTAGCCGCTTACAACTGGTCGTCCATCGCGGTCGACCTGGCCGTCACCATCAGTATCGGCGTGACCGAGCTGAGCCCGGGCGAGACCGTGTCGGCCTGGCTGGCGCGGACCGATGCGGCTTTGTATCGCGCCAAGCATGCGGGTCGCGACCGGGTTGAACCCGGTTAG
- a CDS encoding NAD(P)H-hydrate dehydratase, whose protein sequence is MYYPVSRLRQIEQAALARGFPLMPVAGAATADFVSARFGGAAAILALVGPGNNGGDALVAATLLRQRGYPVQVAMPFGTDRLPPAAAKAYRAWRAAGGVEMDHLPDLPYQLILDGLFGIGLNRELNEFGRHLVANVNAMARPVLAVDVPSGVLADSGGLAGAAIRARWTLSFIGRARGLATGAALNYVGESHCHQLALPCELLGTGPLTTTETVAEPLHLHRLADTHKGSFGSVAVVGGAAGMAGACLLAGRAALQAGSGKVLVGMLDADGPKVDFGRPELMLQDASLSLLDKASVLLVGPGLGQSPQARQLLQAALRRTRPLVLDADALNLLAEHPDLQSLLDQRTACTVLTPHPSEAARLLGCETAVVQAQRFDAAKTLATRFKAVIVLKGAGSLVCEEGRCAVNRSGSAALANAGQGDVLGGLLAALLAQGLEGWPAANLAVWVHGAASDALRARDGRLLTLADDVAVEAGRILGRRCHPS, encoded by the coding sequence ATGTATTACCCGGTATCCCGACTCCGACAAATCGAACAAGCCGCCCTGGCTCGCGGCTTTCCTTTGATGCCGGTCGCCGGCGCGGCGACAGCCGACTTCGTCTCGGCCCGTTTCGGCGGCGCGGCCGCTATTCTGGCCCTGGTCGGCCCGGGCAACAATGGCGGCGATGCGCTGGTGGCCGCCACCTTGCTGCGGCAACGCGGCTATCCGGTCCAGGTGGCAATGCCGTTCGGCACCGACCGCCTGCCGCCAGCCGCGGCTAAGGCCTACCGCGCCTGGCGCGCGGCCGGTGGCGTGGAAATGGATCATCTGCCGGACCTACCCTACCAGCTTATTCTGGACGGCCTGTTCGGTATCGGCCTGAATCGCGAGCTGAACGAATTCGGCAGGCATCTGGTCGCTAACGTCAATGCCATGGCCAGGCCGGTACTGGCCGTGGATGTGCCCAGCGGTGTCCTGGCCGACAGCGGCGGGCTGGCGGGGGCGGCCATCCGCGCCCGTTGGACGCTCAGTTTTATCGGGCGGGCACGTGGCCTGGCCACCGGCGCCGCCTTGAACTATGTGGGCGAATCGCATTGCCACCAACTGGCCCTGCCATGCGAGCTGCTGGGCACCGGCCCGCTTACCACCACCGAGACGGTGGCGGAGCCGCTACACTTGCATCGCCTGGCCGATACGCACAAGGGCAGCTTTGGCAGCGTGGCCGTGGTCGGCGGCGCGGCGGGCATGGCGGGCGCCTGCCTGCTGGCCGGCCGGGCGGCCTTGCAGGCGGGTAGCGGCAAAGTGTTGGTGGGGATGCTGGATGCGGATGGTCCCAAGGTGGACTTCGGCCGGCCGGAACTGATGCTGCAAGATGCCAGCCTGTCCCTGCTGGACAAAGCCAGCGTGCTGCTGGTCGGCCCAGGCCTGGGACAAAGCCCGCAAGCCAGGCAACTGCTGCAGGCGGCACTGCGCCGGACCCGGCCGCTGGTCCTGGACGCCGATGCGCTGAATCTGCTGGCAGAGCACCCGGACCTGCAATCCTTGCTCGACCAGCGCACGGCTTGCACCGTATTGACGCCGCACCCGAGCGAAGCGGCGCGCTTGCTGGGGTGCGAAACGGCGGTGGTCCAAGCGCAGCGATTCGATGCCGCCAAGACATTGGCCACACGCTTCAAAGCGGTCATTGTCCTTAAGGGCGCTGGCAGCCTGGTATGCGAGGAAGGCCGCTGCGCCGTCAACCGCAGCGGCAGCGCGGCTTTGGCCAATGCCGGCCAGGGCGATGTACTGGGTGGCTTGCTGGCGGCACTGCTGGCGCAGGGCCTGGAAGGCTGGCCGGCTGCCAATCTGGCGGTATGGGTGCATGGCGCGGCCAGCGATGCACTGCGGGCCCGCGACGGCCGTTTGCTGACCCTGGCCGACGATGTCGCCGTCGAAGCGGGCCGGATACTGGGCCGGCGTTGCCATCCATCCTGA
- a CDS encoding flavodoxin family protein: MKCLLILHAGESGAGHAFALAQAAAEGAQAEAGGVQVCLWPALQAGVDELLAADALLFVTPEKFGYMAGALKDFFDRTFYPAQGKVAGLPYALIVVAGNDGLGAIGAVERIARGYPFKPVAEPLLVRGAPTPVELAQARELGEALASGLLLGIF; this comes from the coding sequence ATGAAATGTCTGCTTATTCTACATGCCGGTGAAAGCGGGGCCGGCCATGCCTTCGCCCTGGCACAGGCTGCCGCTGAAGGCGCGCAGGCCGAAGCCGGCGGCGTGCAGGTGTGCTTGTGGCCCGCACTGCAGGCGGGTGTGGACGAACTGCTGGCGGCCGATGCACTGCTGTTCGTGACGCCCGAGAAATTCGGCTATATGGCCGGCGCGCTGAAAGACTTCTTCGACCGGACCTTCTATCCCGCCCAGGGCAAGGTGGCGGGCCTGCCCTATGCCTTGATCGTGGTGGCCGGCAACGACGGCTTGGGGGCGATCGGCGCGGTGGAGCGCATCGCCCGCGGCTATCCGTTCAAGCCGGTCGCCGAGCCTTTGCTGGTGCGCGGCGCACCCACCCCGGTCGAGTTGGCCCAGGCCAGGGAGTTGGGCGAGGCCTTGGCTTCGGGCCTGCTGCTGGGGATATTTTGA
- a CDS encoding GIY-YIG nuclease family protein, whose amino-acid sequence MVLQGWCVYLLRCGDDSLYCGSTNDLAKRLKSHQAGKGGRYTRAHLPVSLAYAEACLDRSGALKREAAIKRLDRAAKFALFQAA is encoded by the coding sequence ATGGTGCTGCAAGGATGGTGTGTCTACCTGCTGCGGTGCGGCGACGATAGCCTGTATTGCGGGTCCACCAACGACCTTGCCAAGCGCTTGAAATCGCATCAGGCAGGCAAGGGCGGACGCTATACCCGTGCCCATCTGCCGGTTTCCCTGGCGTATGCGGAAGCCTGCCTGGACCGCTCCGGTGCCCTTAAGCGGGAGGCGGCCATCAAGCGGCTGGACCGGGCCGCGAAATTTGCACTTTTCCAGGCTGCCTAA
- a CDS encoding metallophosphoesterase → MTSANQPLLQKLFTPEYSGAGSLPHMAFPPPSDAVNRICVVISDIHCTDGTVGNQSGEGDDWQRFFQDLRLACRDHDELVLVLNGDIIDLVRSAAWTEAGVYPWDRDHARFAELVNAILDGIIRLHATPFGLFGQHGFFEQLKRLRPLLQADGTAVRIIPIVGNHDKELLLVASARQRFYRDCLGWTDSEQETGYRDWIAAMYGAGKADEPPWLPFYFGDRGFKLFATHGQWRDNSNSRAQPGWRAGQGWHPGTWQGLGFSPFTAACFGDTVAAGLLSGFIHDTKRQLRQLDVTRHPVNARAITRLNHILDEMDLYRPAVAGIVRILQEARLQRGKGVDEALLQLISGNFRASLRRWLAQPVSWRSAPAKLKLFLPVLALLGRIKADRITLGIMKLMAKVQEPQTGIGTLQLLALPGFQKAYREEGFRIHTEGHTHVPLEADLQFEQPADQPNYSYINTGAWRSQIMPKQNYGYRRRGVGRALYVYDRLDPATASRRFGYYLRDAISWCERSDWGGGAA, encoded by the coding sequence ATGACTAGCGCCAATCAACCGCTGCTGCAGAAACTGTTCACGCCCGAGTACAGCGGCGCCGGCAGCCTGCCGCATATGGCTTTTCCGCCCCCTTCCGACGCCGTAAACCGGATTTGCGTGGTGATCAGCGATATCCACTGCACCGATGGCACGGTGGGCAACCAAAGCGGCGAAGGCGATGATTGGCAGCGCTTCTTCCAGGATTTGCGGCTGGCCTGCCGCGACCACGACGAACTGGTGCTGGTACTCAATGGCGACATTATCGACCTGGTTCGCAGCGCGGCCTGGACCGAGGCGGGCGTCTATCCCTGGGATCGCGACCACGCCCGCTTCGCCGAGCTGGTCAACGCCATCCTGGACGGCATCATCCGCCTGCATGCCACCCCGTTCGGCCTGTTTGGCCAGCACGGCTTCTTCGAACAGCTCAAACGCCTGCGGCCACTGCTGCAAGCCGATGGCACCGCCGTACGCATCATTCCCATCGTCGGCAACCACGACAAGGAACTGCTGCTGGTGGCCAGCGCCCGGCAGCGTTTCTACCGCGACTGCCTGGGTTGGACGGACAGCGAGCAGGAAACCGGTTACCGCGACTGGATCGCCGCCATGTACGGCGCGGGCAAGGCCGACGAGCCGCCCTGGCTACCCTTTTATTTCGGCGACCGCGGCTTCAAGCTGTTCGCCACCCATGGCCAATGGCGCGACAACAGCAACAGCCGCGCGCAGCCCGGCTGGCGGGCCGGCCAAGGCTGGCATCCCGGCACCTGGCAAGGTTTGGGTTTCTCACCCTTCACCGCCGCCTGCTTCGGCGATACCGTCGCCGCCGGCCTGCTATCCGGCTTTATCCACGATACCAAGCGGCAACTACGGCAATTGGACGTCACCCGCCACCCCGTCAACGCCCGCGCCATCACCCGGCTGAACCACATCCTGGACGAAATGGATCTGTACCGACCCGCCGTGGCCGGCATCGTCCGCATCCTCCAGGAAGCCCGCCTGCAACGCGGCAAGGGCGTGGACGAAGCCCTGTTGCAACTTATCTCGGGCAATTTCCGCGCCAGCCTGCGCCGTTGGCTGGCGCAGCCGGTCAGTTGGCGAAGCGCGCCGGCCAAGCTGAAGCTGTTCCTGCCGGTGCTGGCCCTGCTGGGTCGGATCAAGGCCGATCGGATCACCCTCGGCATCATGAAACTGATGGCCAAGGTGCAGGAACCCCAGACCGGCATCGGCACATTGCAGTTGCTGGCTTTGCCGGGCTTCCAGAAAGCCTATCGCGAAGAGGGTTTTCGCATCCATACCGAAGGGCATACCCACGTCCCGCTGGAAGCCGACCTGCAATTCGAACAACCGGCCGACCAGCCCAACTACAGCTATATCAACACCGGCGCCTGGCGCAGCCAGATCATGCCCAAGCAGAACTACGGCTATCGCCGCCGTGGCGTCGGCCGGGCGCTGTATGTGTACGACCGGCTCGACCCGGCCACGGCAAGCCGGCGGTTCGGCTACTACCTGCGCGATGCGATCAGTTGGTGCGAACGTTCGGACTGGGGCGGTGGAGCAGCTTAG
- a CDS encoding alpha/beta hydrolase, whose product MMNQPMPTDLSGIKIHFAETMSGFASLGGNSFSEGFEAGRAAGLSLALHVDVDIDDLQAFLANRQHEGRLSGYIEGPLVGGRAQVESGVFMLLPDTADREHKLMIYRVYCRNIGGELFTLAGQKEVQHHAGFDLWHDTTTLHTNLFHGHITPEAAPQAELLASGLLSLGVGDFIGVLRTIRATDAEGTGSLAGLAAFGEFFAGSLWQVYGPALPPRPREAPRPYPRGTLQGVTGASVSHHPFSTGDGLGLALTRFQRGGSDDVVLIIHGLTTSSDMFIMPEHTNLVQYLLDAGYPDVFTLDHRGSNRFPYNLLRDAANLDDLALYDHPAAIATLRKLIGPGKRIHVIAHCVGALTFGMSLFAGQVGGIRSAILNSIALTARVPAYSRFKLGVGPFLCDWVLGVEYLNPRWRHQPAWSAGKLLAMGVDLFHHECDSSACHMLSFMWGAGKPALFKHENMAPETHARLGDLFGGINVNYYRHVLKMVKANHDAVKFTAGHPRYAALPDNYFAQAANMTTPLLLTTGQENGVFADSNIICHQRLERIVPGRHQLHVFPSYGHQDIFMGKQVAADIFPRLLQFLQSHSHD is encoded by the coding sequence ATGATGAATCAGCCAATGCCGACCGACCTGAGCGGTATCAAGATCCATTTCGCCGAAACCATGAGCGGTTTTGCCAGCCTGGGCGGCAACAGCTTCAGCGAGGGCTTCGAGGCCGGCCGTGCCGCCGGCCTGAGCCTGGCCTTGCACGTAGATGTGGACATCGACGATCTGCAAGCCTTCCTGGCCAACCGGCAACACGAGGGCCGCCTCAGCGGTTACATCGAAGGGCCGCTGGTCGGCGGACGGGCCCAGGTGGAATCGGGTGTCTTCATGCTGCTGCCCGACACCGCCGACCGCGAACACAAGCTGATGATCTACCGGGTCTACTGCCGCAATATCGGCGGCGAGCTGTTCACCCTGGCCGGGCAGAAGGAAGTCCAGCACCATGCCGGCTTTGATCTGTGGCACGACACCACCACCCTGCACACCAACCTGTTCCACGGCCATATCACGCCGGAAGCGGCCCCTCAAGCCGAACTCCTGGCCAGTGGCCTGCTGAGCCTGGGCGTAGGCGATTTCATTGGCGTATTGCGCACCATTCGCGCCACCGACGCGGAGGGTACCGGCAGCCTGGCCGGCCTGGCGGCCTTCGGCGAATTCTTTGCCGGCTCCCTGTGGCAGGTCTATGGCCCGGCTTTGCCGCCTCGGCCGCGAGAAGCGCCGCGACCATATCCACGCGGCACGCTGCAAGGCGTCACGGGCGCCAGCGTCAGCCATCACCCCTTCAGCACGGGCGACGGCCTGGGCCTTGCCCTTACCCGTTTCCAGCGCGGCGGCAGCGATGACGTGGTGCTGATCATCCACGGCCTGACCACCTCGTCCGATATGTTCATCATGCCGGAGCACACCAATCTGGTTCAGTACCTGCTGGACGCCGGCTACCCCGACGTTTTCACACTGGATCATCGCGGCAGCAATCGCTTCCCCTACAACCTGCTGCGCGATGCCGCCAACCTGGACGACCTGGCCTTGTACGACCACCCGGCCGCCATCGCCACCCTGCGCAAGCTGATCGGACCCGGCAAGCGCATCCATGTCATTGCCCATTGCGTCGGCGCGCTTACCTTTGGCATGAGCTTGTTCGCCGGCCAGGTCGGCGGTATCCGCAGCGCCATCCTCAACAGCATCGCCCTGACCGCGCGGGTGCCGGCCTATTCCAGGTTCAAGCTGGGTGTCGGCCCCTTTCTTTGCGATTGGGTGCTGGGGGTGGAATACCTCAATCCGCGCTGGCGCCACCAGCCGGCGTGGTCGGCCGGCAAGCTGCTGGCCATGGGGGTGGACCTGTTCCACCACGAGTGCGATTCCTCCGCCTGCCATATGCTCAGCTTTATGTGGGGCGCCGGCAAACCTGCCCTGTTCAAGCACGAGAATATGGCGCCCGAGACACATGCACGGCTGGGCGACCTGTTCGGCGGCATCAACGTCAATTACTACCGACATGTGCTGAAGATGGTAAAGGCCAATCACGACGCGGTGAAGTTCACCGCCGGGCATCCACGCTACGCCGCGCTGCCGGACAATTATTTCGCCCAGGCGGCGAACATGACGACGCCCCTGCTGCTGACCACCGGCCAGGAAAATGGCGTCTTCGCCGACTCCAATATCATTTGCCACCAAAGACTGGAGCGCATCGTGCCCGGCCGCCACCAGCTGCATGTATTCCCCAGCTATGGCCACCAGGATATTTTCATGGGCAAGCAAGTCGCGGCCGATATCTTTCCGCGCCTGCTGCAATTCCTGCAGTCGCATAGCCATGACTAG
- a CDS encoding GMC family oxidoreductase N-terminal domain-containing protein, with the protein MACTTDYEALVIGSGFGGAVMCARLGKQWPGKVLLLERGKAYPLGSFPRSPADLANNFWSPADDTRARPELVRRRKRSHGGLLGMFDIRRFARMDTVTCAGLGGGSLIYANVFLRPPARVFQQNWPAQLDLSVLAPYYDVAQSVLGARTIPPHADENDRRFVRRTQAFQRFAKEQKLPSKLADIAVFFGNGYNYRGEAVPTAIGVQEHNRYGARQTSCTYCGECDLGCNLHAKNSTDLNYLHAARELHGAELRTGCRVNRIVPLNAEGEDDAQAHGEYGYRVYFDDFAWDQATSVTSRRVVVAAGTMGSNELLLRCRDIHRSLPDISPALGQRFSGNGDFLCFALDGKRRLDATYGPVITQFTDHHLFDNHDPKRAFLLQDASIPSHAAWAMATVRPIISPWDSIRRICRLGLDLLRGKPYTGKASQRMGHILNQLLSHDITQRSAVLLCMGLDQSDGRCRLNRAGFLDLDWPQAGSQPLYQAILTLCRRFCRYMQANVFLPMPTWLWPSNRNVSVHPLGGCTLADSPRQGVVSAAAADRGQVFGYQGLYVADGSIVPAALGANPAATIAALAEWIAHGITGRMPDDTLQ; encoded by the coding sequence ATGGCTTGTACAACCGATTACGAGGCACTTGTCATCGGCAGTGGCTTCGGCGGCGCCGTCATGTGCGCGCGCCTGGGCAAACAGTGGCCGGGCAAGGTCTTATTGCTGGAACGGGGCAAGGCTTACCCGCTCGGCAGCTTTCCCCGCAGCCCGGCCGACCTGGCCAATAATTTCTGGAGCCCGGCCGACGATACACGTGCCCGGCCCGAGCTGGTACGCCGCCGTAAGCGCAGCCACGGCGGCCTGCTCGGCATGTTCGACATCCGTCGCTTCGCCCGCATGGATACCGTCACCTGCGCCGGCCTGGGCGGCGGTTCGCTGATCTACGCAAATGTATTCCTGCGGCCGCCGGCGCGGGTTTTCCAACAGAACTGGCCGGCCCAGCTCGATCTGTCGGTCTTGGCGCCCTACTATGACGTGGCCCAGTCGGTGCTGGGTGCCCGTACCATCCCGCCCCATGCCGACGAAAATGACCGCCGCTTTGTCCGCCGAACCCAGGCCTTCCAGCGCTTTGCCAAGGAACAGAAACTGCCCAGCAAGCTGGCGGATATCGCGGTGTTCTTCGGTAATGGCTACAACTACCGGGGCGAGGCCGTCCCGACCGCGATCGGCGTGCAGGAGCACAACCGCTACGGCGCCCGGCAAACCTCCTGCACCTACTGCGGGGAATGCGATCTCGGCTGCAATCTGCACGCCAAGAACAGCACCGACCTGAACTATCTGCATGCCGCCAGGGAGCTGCATGGCGCCGAACTGCGTACCGGCTGCCGGGTCAATCGCATCGTGCCCTTGAACGCAGAGGGCGAAGACGATGCGCAAGCCCATGGCGAATATGGCTACCGGGTCTATTTCGACGATTTCGCGTGGGATCAGGCCACTTCGGTGACCAGCCGGCGGGTGGTGGTAGCGGCCGGCACCATGGGCAGCAACGAGTTGTTGCTGCGTTGCCGCGATATCCACCGCAGCCTGCCCGATATCAGCCCGGCGCTAGGGCAACGCTTCTCCGGCAATGGCGACTTCCTCTGTTTTGCGCTGGACGGCAAGCGTCGGCTGGATGCCACCTATGGACCGGTGATCACCCAATTCACCGATCACCACCTGTTCGACAACCACGATCCCAAGCGCGCCTTTCTGCTGCAGGATGCCAGCATCCCCAGCCATGCCGCCTGGGCGATGGCCACGGTGCGGCCCATCATCAGCCCCTGGGACAGCATCCGCCGGATATGCCGGCTGGGGCTCGATCTGCTGCGCGGCAAGCCCTACACCGGCAAGGCCAGCCAGCGCATGGGGCATATCCTCAACCAGCTGCTGAGCCACGATATCACCCAACGCAGCGCGGTCCTGCTGTGCATGGGCCTGGACCAGTCCGACGGGCGCTGCCGCCTCAACCGGGCCGGCTTCCTCGACCTCGACTGGCCGCAAGCCGGCAGCCAGCCGCTGTACCAGGCCATCCTGACACTTTGCCGGCGTTTCTGCCGCTATATGCAGGCCAATGTCTTCCTGCCCATGCCGACCTGGCTGTGGCCCTCCAATCGCAATGTCAGCGTGCATCCCTTGGGTGGCTGCACCCTGGCCGACAGCCCACGGCAGGGCGTGGTCAGCGCCGCTGCCGCGGACCGTGGCCAGGTATTCGGCTACCAGGGGCTCTATGTGGCCGACGGCTCGATCGTGCCGGCCGCCCTCGGCGCCAACCCGGCTGCCACGATCGCGGCCCTGGCGGAATGGATCGCCCACGGCATCACCGGCCGGATGCCCGACGACACCTTGCAGTAA